A region from the Streptomyces sp. 3214.6 genome encodes:
- a CDS encoding S41 family peptidase, which produces MSYLRLPHLSGDLLCFVAEDDLWLAPLADPGRAWRLTVDRTKAGHPRFSPDGRRIAYTSWRSLVPEIHLVPVDGGPGRRLTYWGNSDTQVCGWTPPDQHGHADILAVASHGEPFSYYTWAYKVPTDGAPGRKLPWGPVSDLQVAEIDGERRTLLLTGTPPHEPAAWKRYRGGATGRLWLHGQRLLEGLDGHLASPLFVGGRIAFLSDHEGVGNLYSCAYDGSDLRRHTDHDAFYARHASTDGARVVYQCAGDLWIVDDLAAGSEPRRIDVRLSGPRAGRRPYQIPAAQHVDGISVDETGRASAVVVRGSLYWLTHRDGPARTITDTPGVRVRLPEMLGSGGQVAYVTDAEGEDAVEIAYLPRASGDREPRRLASGELGRVLEMVSDPEGERLALASHDGRLLLIDATEDSNGEVTELISSVNGPVRDLAFSPDGSWLTWSHPGIGRSLRQIKMARTKDRLIIDVTNGRFEDENPVFTRDGRYLAFLSWRGFDPVYDVHTGDLSFPLGCRPYLVPLSSATPSPFALTPEGRPAAGGLDPVEEEDEGAGGAVTVEIEGLESRVTPFPVTASKYSALHPVAGGGLVWLRWPISGALGETFANPDDTSGRPTLEYFTISKAKKSELVGDLDFFAVSGDGTRLVVVDEGDLRAVPSVESGDPDSTVWIDLRRIMHEVDPGAEWRQSYEEAGRLIRAYFWEPGMCGIDWDAVLDQYRPLVERVASPDEFADLLREVLGELGTSHAYVTAARRNEGPPHYQRLQGLLGANFVHREGGWTVLRILSGDSSDSKARSPLAGTGIREGAVLTHVDGRAVDPVTGPYPLLAGAGGTTVELTFTPAEGEAGRSRRVAVVPLVDERPLRYQDWVTKRRAVVRELSGGRCGYLHIPDMGGSGWAQFNRDLRMEVSRPALIVDVRGNAGGHISELVVEKLTRTILGWDLTRNAQPVSYASNAPRGPVVALADEATSSDGDMITAAFKLLKLGPVVGQRTWGGVVGMTGRHQLGDGTVITVPMNAAWFDAYGWTVENKGVTPDLEIQRTPLDWAEGRHAQLDDAVQLALDLLTTSPPATPPDYANTPDRSRPKLPPRASGG; this is translated from the coding sequence GTGAGCTATCTGCGTCTGCCCCATCTCAGCGGTGACCTGTTGTGCTTCGTCGCCGAGGACGACCTCTGGCTGGCCCCCCTCGCCGACCCGGGCCGCGCCTGGCGGCTCACCGTCGACCGTACCAAGGCCGGACACCCCCGCTTCTCCCCCGACGGCCGCCGGATCGCGTACACGAGCTGGCGCAGCCTCGTCCCGGAGATCCACCTCGTCCCGGTCGACGGCGGCCCGGGGCGACGGCTGACGTACTGGGGCAACTCCGACACCCAGGTCTGCGGCTGGACGCCCCCCGACCAGCACGGCCACGCCGACATCCTCGCCGTCGCCTCCCACGGCGAGCCCTTCTCCTACTACACGTGGGCCTACAAGGTGCCCACCGACGGCGCCCCCGGCCGCAAACTCCCCTGGGGGCCGGTCTCCGACCTCCAGGTCGCCGAGATCGACGGCGAGCGCAGAACCCTGCTCCTCACCGGCACCCCGCCGCACGAGCCCGCCGCCTGGAAACGCTACCGGGGCGGCGCCACGGGCCGCCTGTGGCTGCACGGGCAGCGGCTCCTGGAAGGCCTCGACGGGCATCTCGCCTCCCCTCTCTTCGTCGGCGGCCGGATCGCCTTCCTCTCCGACCACGAAGGCGTCGGCAACCTCTACTCCTGCGCCTACGACGGCTCCGACCTGCGCCGCCACACCGACCACGACGCCTTCTACGCCCGGCACGCCTCCACCGACGGCGCCCGGGTGGTGTACCAGTGCGCCGGGGACCTGTGGATCGTCGACGACCTCGCCGCCGGCTCCGAGCCGCGCCGGATCGACGTACGGCTGAGCGGGCCGCGCGCCGGACGGCGGCCCTACCAGATCCCGGCCGCCCAGCATGTGGACGGCATCTCCGTCGACGAGACCGGACGCGCGAGCGCCGTCGTCGTCCGCGGCAGCCTGTACTGGCTGACGCACCGCGACGGCCCCGCCCGGACGATCACCGACACCCCCGGGGTACGGGTGCGGCTGCCGGAGATGCTCGGCTCGGGCGGGCAGGTCGCCTATGTGACGGACGCGGAGGGCGAGGACGCCGTCGAGATCGCCTACCTGCCGCGCGCGAGCGGCGACCGCGAGCCGCGACGGCTGGCCTCCGGGGAGCTGGGACGGGTGCTGGAGATGGTCTCCGACCCGGAGGGCGAGCGGCTCGCCCTGGCCTCACACGACGGCCGGCTCCTGCTCATAGACGCCACGGAGGACTCGAACGGCGAGGTCACCGAGCTGATCTCGTCGGTCAACGGCCCCGTCCGCGACCTGGCCTTCTCCCCCGACGGCAGCTGGCTGACCTGGTCGCACCCGGGGATCGGGCGCTCCCTGCGCCAGATCAAGATGGCCCGCACAAAGGACCGGCTGATCATCGACGTGACCAACGGCCGCTTCGAGGACGAGAACCCGGTGTTCACGAGGGACGGCCGTTATCTGGCGTTCCTGTCCTGGCGCGGCTTCGACCCCGTGTACGACGTGCACACCGGCGACCTGTCCTTCCCGCTCGGCTGCCGCCCCTACCTCGTGCCGCTGTCGTCGGCGACCCCCTCGCCCTTCGCGCTGACCCCGGAGGGCCGTCCGGCGGCCGGCGGCCTCGACCCGGTGGAGGAGGAGGACGAAGGCGCCGGCGGGGCCGTCACCGTCGAGATCGAAGGCCTGGAGAGCCGCGTCACGCCCTTCCCGGTGACCGCCTCCAAGTACTCGGCGCTGCACCCGGTGGCGGGCGGCGGGCTGGTCTGGCTGCGCTGGCCGATCTCCGGCGCGCTGGGCGAGACGTTCGCCAACCCCGACGACACCAGCGGGCGGCCGACGCTGGAGTACTTCACCATCAGCAAGGCGAAGAAGTCCGAACTCGTCGGCGACCTGGACTTCTTCGCGGTCAGCGGCGACGGCACCCGGCTCGTCGTGGTCGACGAGGGCGACCTGCGGGCGGTGCCGTCCGTCGAGTCCGGCGACCCCGACTCCACGGTCTGGATCGACCTGCGGCGCATCATGCACGAGGTGGACCCGGGCGCCGAGTGGCGTCAGTCCTACGAGGAGGCCGGGCGGTTGATCCGCGCCTACTTCTGGGAGCCCGGGATGTGCGGCATCGACTGGGACGCCGTCCTCGACCAGTACCGGCCGCTCGTCGAACGGGTCGCCTCGCCCGACGAGTTCGCGGACCTGCTGCGCGAGGTCCTCGGCGAACTGGGCACCTCCCACGCGTACGTCACCGCCGCCCGCCGCAACGAGGGACCACCGCACTACCAGCGCCTGCAAGGGCTCCTGGGCGCCAACTTCGTACACCGCGAAGGCGGTTGGACGGTGCTGCGGATCCTGTCCGGCGACTCCTCCGACTCCAAGGCACGCTCACCGCTGGCCGGCACCGGGATCCGCGAGGGCGCGGTGCTCACGCACGTGGACGGCCGGGCCGTGGACCCGGTGACCGGCCCGTACCCACTCCTCGCCGGCGCCGGCGGCACCACCGTGGAGCTGACCTTCACGCCCGCCGAGGGCGAGGCGGGCCGCTCCCGCCGGGTGGCCGTCGTCCCCCTCGTCGACGAACGCCCCCTGCGCTACCAGGACTGGGTGACCAAACGCCGGGCCGTGGTACGGGAGTTGAGCGGCGGCCGGTGCGGCTACCTACACATCCCCGACATGGGCGGCTCGGGCTGGGCCCAGTTCAACCGCGACCTGCGGATGGAGGTGTCACGGCCCGCGCTGATCGTCGACGTGCGCGGCAACGCGGGCGGCCACATCAGCGAACTGGTCGTGGAGAAACTGACACGCACCATCCTGGGCTGGGACCTCACCCGCAACGCCCAGCCGGTGTCGTACGCCTCGAACGCGCCGCGCGGCCCGGTGGTGGCCCTCGCCGACGAGGCGACCTCCTCGGACGGCGACATGATCACGGCCGCGTTCAAACTGCTGAAGCTCGGCCCGGTGGTCGGCCAGCGCACCTGGGGCGGAGTCGTCGGCATGACCGGCCGCCACCAGCTCGGCGACGGCACGGTCATCACCGTCCCGATGAACGCGGCCTGGTTCGACGCGTACGGCTGGACCGTGGAGAACAAGGGCGTCACCCCCGACCTGGAGATCCAGCGCACCCCCCTGGACTGGGCCGAGGGCCGCCACGCCCAACTGGACGACGCCGTCCAGCTCGCCCTCGACCTCCTCACCACCAGCCCCCCGGCGACCCCACCCGACTACGCCAACACCCCGGACCGCTCCCGCCCGAAACTGCCGCCACGCGCCTCAGGAGGCTGA
- a CDS encoding TetR/AcrR family transcriptional regulator, with product MTEIATARRSRITPEREAELYEAVLVLLREVGYDALTMDAVAARTRSSKATLYRQWGGKAELVAKAVRHNKPGIAGLGEIDTGSLRGDMHALTQRTDDCEMEQSSALMRGLAMAIHGNPDLLQAFREHLIEPEMADFRRVLQRAIDRGEIRADNPAIEFVMHMMIGGFAARSMIDEQPPTQEFLLSYIDAVVLPALCAPATT from the coding sequence ATGACTGAGATCGCAACGGCGCGTCGCAGTCGCATCACGCCCGAGCGTGAGGCCGAACTGTACGAGGCCGTGCTCGTCCTGCTCCGCGAAGTCGGCTACGACGCCCTCACCATGGACGCCGTCGCCGCGCGCACCCGTTCCAGCAAGGCCACGCTCTACCGCCAGTGGGGCGGCAAGGCCGAACTGGTGGCGAAGGCGGTCCGGCACAACAAGCCGGGCATCGCCGGTCTCGGCGAGATCGACACCGGCTCGCTCAGGGGCGACATGCACGCCCTCACGCAACGCACGGACGACTGCGAGATGGAACAGAGCTCCGCGCTGATGCGGGGTCTGGCGATGGCGATCCACGGCAACCCCGACCTCCTGCAGGCGTTCCGCGAGCATCTGATCGAACCGGAGATGGCGGACTTCCGCCGCGTCCTGCAGCGGGCGATCGACCGGGGCGAGATCCGAGCGGACAACCCGGCGATCGAGTTCGTGATGCACATGATGATCGGCGGGTTCGCCGCCCGTTCGATGATCGACGAGCAGCCGCCGACGCAGGAGTTCCTCCTTTCGTACATCGACGCAGTGGTCCTCCCCGCCCTCTGCGCACCTGCCACCACCTGA